One genomic segment of Coffea arabica cultivar ET-39 chromosome 6e, Coffea Arabica ET-39 HiFi, whole genome shotgun sequence includes these proteins:
- the LOC113696603 gene encoding protein NDH-DEPENDENT CYCLIC ELECTRON FLOW 5-like isoform X2, with protein MTPFQLEGIMTSSTIHSGFLSPHFIPLSNTRKPVLLPTKTVHRLQCPPPPFVCNISSSKKREPRLPSVAASVWCPPLDVDCLENEYGSHGVSFSGISSGDESCMVKMTMENGSVAKLMLPSGLITSYKPLMWHGATMELLHTSVSEGKNGEALIHGGVSLDLKFDLNGILWSPKTWTLRGVQGSSLEFIQVELISQNVESNIEVKQIITLGEDALSSEILVCNSSDTSVHFTGAVISHLTASTPEATYAIGLEGSDFFSKTPLLTDFSLIHPSFGKIGSRKARGLMDFTGFFSGWGVDQDSERMRKETEEGLEGEEEDGYKNLAEEMSRIYTSAPRDFTVLDRVWNLLWRFYREEKLSPGREKWVQ; from the exons ATGACACCATTTCAGCTTGAGGGAATCATGACAAGTAGTACCATCCACTCTGGTTTCCTCTCTCCACACTTCATCCCTCTTTCCAACACCAGAAAACCAGTACTGTTACCTACCAAGACCGTTCATCGTCTGCAGtgtcctcctcctcctttcGTGTGCAACATTTCTAGCAGCAAGAAAAGAGAGCCCAGATTGCCATCGGTAGCAGCATCAGTCTGGTGCCCACCTCTAGACGTGGACTGTCTAGAAAATGAGTATGGAAGCCATGGAGTCTCGTTTTCTGGTATCAGCAGTGGTGATGAGAGTTGTATGGTCAAGATGACCATGGAAAATGGAAGTGTAGCTAAGCTGATGCTTCCCAGCGGGCTCATCACTTCATATAAGCCTTTAATGTGGCATGGAGCCACCATGGAGTTACTGCACACCTCAGTCTCAGAAGGGAAAAATGGTGAAGCACTTATTCACGGTGGAGTTTCATTAGACCTCAAGTTTGATCTGAACGGGATTTTATGGTCTCCAAAGACTTGGACTCTGCGTGGAGTTCAAGGAAGCTCTCTGGAATTTATTCAG GTAGAACTGATAAGCCAAAATGTAGAAAGCAATATTGAAGTTAAACAGATCATAACACTCGGAGAAGATGCTTTATCCTCTGAAATTCTAGTCTGCAACTCAAGTGATACATCCGTCCATTTCACGGGTGCAGTTATAAGTCATCTGACGGCGAGCACTCCAGAAGCAACTTATGCAATCGGACTAGAAGGATCAGATTTCTTTAGCAAGACTCCACTTTTGACAGATTTTAGTCTTATTCACCCCAGCTTTGGCAAGATAGGATCAAGGAAAGCAAGAGGTCTTATGGACTTCACGGGATTCTTTTCCGGCTGGGGTGTGGATCAAGACAGTGAGAGAATGAGAAAAGAGACAGAAGAAGGTCTGGAGGGAGAAGAAGAGGATGGTTACAAAAATTTGGCAGAGGAAATGAGCAGAATATACACCAGCGCACCTCGCGATTTCACGGTCCTTGACAGGGTATGGAATTTATTATGGAGATTTTACC GGGAGGAGAAACTCAGTCCTGGTAGGGAGAAATGGGTTCAATGA
- the LOC113696621 gene encoding pentatricopeptide repeat-containing protein At4g13650-like, protein MISNLIKFGGLCPYSLLLRHHFPKSSCRKNSIRLKFAAFSNIAAARALDDLSVEKGNAADSVDLPAVYSKTYIELVNECYSMNIGSLIHTRKIQGKIFKLGFGQDHDFQCWLLDVYVACGDLFSALQTFDDFPSKNLSSWNTLIAGFLGKKLNNQVFRLLSRLVADNVMPDEWTLASVLRACGAGKVTFQYVEHIHAKVIQYGFGAATVVCNPLIDLYSKNGFINSAKQIFQNMFLRDSVSWVAMISGFSNNGREEDSIILYNEMRISGINPTPYIFSCVISACSKIEFYDLGLQLHALVYKWGFASEVYVCNALVTLYSRFGHPMSAEQIFSKMQQMDRVSYNSLISGLVQQGNNERSVELFKKMQIDSLKPDCVTISSLLSACASMGALLKGRQLHSYALKAGMCSDIIIEGSLLDLYVKCSDVESAHRFFLTTQKDNVVLWNVMLVAYGLRGDLNESVRIFEQMQSRGLQPNQYTYPSILRTCTLVGALDLGEQIHSQVIKTGLYQNAYVCSVLIDMYTKHGNLATGLKILRRLTEEDIVSWTAMIAGYTQHDLFLEALKLFIEMQDLGIQSDNIGFASALTACAGLQAINQGRQIHAQSITSGYSLDPSISNALISLYARCGKVQDAYLAFDKNKNKDNISWNALISGFSQSRHWEEALYTFSKMNLAGVESNMFTYGSVVSAAANTTNLKQGKQIHAKIIKTGYIAEIEASNVLITLYAKTGSLDDAKREFLEMPQKNEVSWNAMITAYSQHGCAAEAIEQFEEMKQLDVRPNNVTFIGVLSACSHVGLVDEGLSYFKSMREKHDVVPKSEHYACIVDILGRAGHLSRAIEFVETMPIEPDAMVWRTLLSACTVHKNMEIGELAAKHLLRLEPNDSATYVLLSNMYAVSGKWVYRNHARKLMKDRGVKKEPGRSWIEVKNSFHAFFVGDQLHPLADQIYAFLEDLNVRVAAMGYIQDRYSIWNDLELGQKDPTALIHSEKLAIAFGLLSLSDSIPLRVMKNLRVCNDCHNWIKYVSKVENRTIVVRDTYRFHHFKDGFCSCKDYW, encoded by the exons ATGATTTCAAACCTAATAAAGTTTGGTGGGCTGTGCCCCTATTCTCTGCTTCTTCGTCATCACTTCCCAAAG AGCTCTTGTAGGAAGAACTCTATTCGGTTAAAGTTTGCTGCTTTTAGTAATATTGCGGCTGCACGAGCTTTGGATGATTTATCTGTTGAAAAAGGAAATGCTGCGGACTCAGTTGATCTTCCTGCCGTTTATTCTAAGACCTATATAGAGCTTGTAAATGAATGTTATAGTATGAACATTGGGTCCTTAATCCATACCAGAAAGATTCAAGGAAAGATCTTTAAGTTGGGTTTCGGTCAAGACCACGACTTCCAGTGTTGGCTCCTTGATGTTTATGTTGCTTGTGGAGATCTATTTTCTGCTTTGCAGACGTTTGATGATTTTCCCTCTAAAAACCTGTCCTCTTGGAATACATTGATAGCTGGTTTTCTTGGGAAAAAATTGAACAATCAAGTTTTTAGACTCCTTTCGCGTTTGGTTGCAGATAATGTTATGCCGGATGAATGGACATTGGCTAGTGTTTTGAGGGCCTGCGGTGCTGGCAAAGTCACTTTTCAATACGTTGAACACATACATGCTAAGGTCATCCAATACGGTTTTGGTGCAGCTACAGTCGTTTGTAACCCTCTTATTGACTTGTACTCGAAGAATGGGTTCATCAATTCTGCTAAGCAAATCTTCCAGAATATGTTCTTAAGGGACAGTGTATCTTGGGTTGCCATGATATCTGGTTTCTCTAACAATGGGCGTGAAGAAGACAGTATCATCCTCTATAATGAGATGCGCATATCAGGAATCAACCCTACTCCATATATTTTCTCATGTGTTATAAGTGCATGCTCCAAGATAGAGTTTTATGACCTGGGATTGCAGCTTCATGCTCTTGTCTATAAGTGGGGATTTGCATCAGAGGTTTATGTGTGTAATGCTCTCGTCACCTTATATTCTCGCTTCGGTCACCCGATGTCTGCTGAACAAATTTTCAGCAAAATGCAGCAGATGGATAGGGTCTCGTATAATTCACTTATATCAGGACTTGTTCAACAAGGAAATAATGAGAGGTCAGTTGAgttattcaagaaaatgcagattGACTCCTTGAAGCCTGACTGTGTTACAATTTCAAGCCTTTTGAGCGCTTGCGCATCAATGGGAGCTCTTCTGAAGGGAAGACAACTGCACTCTTATGCGCTTAAGGCTGGAATGTGTTCAGATATCATCATTGAAGGTTCTCTGCTTGACCTTTATGTCAAATGTTCTGATGTTGAATCAGCTCATAGATTCTTCCTCACAACACAGAAAGATAATGTGGTTCTCTGGAATGTGATGCTAGTGGCTTATGGTCTCAGAGGTGATCTGAACGAGTCCGTTAGGATTTTTGAACAGATGCAGAGTCGAGGCCTGCAGCCTAATCAATATACCTACCCAAGTATCTTGAGAACCTGTACTCTGGTAGGAGCTCTTGACTTAGGGGAGCAAATTCACAGTCAAGTCATCAAAACTGGACTTTACCAAAATGCTTATGTCTGCAGTGTGCTTATTGATATGTATACAAAACATGGAAATCTGGCTACTGGGCTGAAAATTCTCAGGCGTCTCACAGAGGAAGATATTGTCTCTTGGACAGCAATGATTGCTGGATACACTCAGCATGATCTTTTCTTGGAAGCCCTCAAACTTTTCATAGAAATGCAAGACTTGGGCATTCAATCAGATAATATAGGATTTGCAAGTGCTCTTACTGCATGTGCTGGACTTCAAGCAATCAATCAAGGACGACAAATTCATGCACAATCAATCACCTCTGGCTATTCCTTGGACCCGTCAATTAGCAATGCACTAATAAGCCTTTATGCTAGATGCGGCAAAGTACAGGATGCGTACTTGgcatttgacaaaaataaaaataaggatAACATCTCATGGAATGCATTGATATCAGGCTTTTCACAAAGCAGGCACTGGGAGGAAGCTCTATACACGTTCTCTAAGATGAATCTAGCTGGAGTAGAATCCAATATGTTCACTTATGGGTCTGTGGTCAGTGCAGCTGCTAATACAACAAACTTAAAACAAGGGAAGCAGATTCATGCTAAAATCATAAAAACTGGGTATATTGCTGAGATAGAAGCTTCAAATGTGTTGATCACATTATATGCGAAGACCGGGAGCCTTGATGATGCCAAAAGAGAGTTTCTTGAAATGCCTCAGAAAAATGAAGTTTCCTGGAATGCCATGATCACGGCCTATTCTCAACATGGATGTGCCGCCGAAGCAATTGAACAGTTTGAGGAAATGAAACAACTGGATGTGAGGCCAAATAACGTTACTTTTATCGGAGTTTTATCAGCCTGTAGCCATGTGGGTTTGGTGGATGAGGGGCTCAGCTATTTCAAGTCCATGAGAGAAAAACATGATGTGGTGCCAAAATCAGAACATTATGCTTGTATTGTAGATATTTTAGGACGGGCAGGTCATTTGTCCCGTGCAATAGAATTTGTGGAGACTATGCCAATTGAACCAGATGCAATGGTCTGGAGAACACTCTTAAGTGCTTGCACAGTTCACAAGAACATGGAAATTGGAGAATTGGCGGCTAAACATCTTTTGAGATTAGAGCCAAATGACTCTGCTACCTATGTTCTTCTATCCAATATGTATGCGGTTTCCGGGAAATGGGTTTATCGCAATCATGCAAGGAAGCTGATGAAAGACAGAGGTGTAAAGAAAGAGCCTGGTCGTAGCTGGATTGAAGTTAAAAACTCGTTCCATGCCTTTTTCGTCGGTGATCAGCTCCATCCTCTTGCAGATCAGATCTACGCATTTCTTGAGGATTTAAATGTTAGGGTTGCTGCAATGGGTTACATACAGGACCGATATAGCATTTGGAATGACTTGGAGCTTGGTCAAAAAGACCCAACTGCATTGATCCACAGCGAAAAGTTGGCTATTGCCTTTGGACTGCTGAGCTTGTCTGATTCAATTCCATTACGAGTGATGAAAAACCTTCGGGTCTGTAATGATTGCCATAATTGGATTAAGTATGTTTCAAAGGTAGAAAATCGGACTATTGTTGTAAGGGATACATACCGGTTCCATCATTTTAAGGATGGTTTTTGTTCATGCAAAGATTACTGGTAG
- the LOC113696626 gene encoding uncharacterized protein translates to MSSNNSLVIHLYWGGKIVYVGGSMLYDPPMPKKVMFLRERVGFDELVDRAYNIMNLDRNKYKISLIFRICLHYGVFGAMPLMDDNGVDGMYFLKANSGHATEIYIEVEELLSLGRYDTQTLQIANPHIDGGTSLCGKEPMNIGGTTSLFKSQLIQLDSGDAQPTRRGCRRGTGRQHIEMDRPSGSRQAKRMSIVEPRDLETNAATVFEPTTNTDVEFVDVDVDSEPEPDTDDSVDDDHNYDASEQRSKSGEGGITSYTLSLVHHVPLM, encoded by the coding sequence ATGTCGAGCAATAATTCCTTGGTGATTCATCTTTATTGGGGAGGAAAAATTGTATATGTTGGAGGATCAATGTTATATGATCCGCCTATGCCGAAAAAAGTTATGTTCCTCAGAGAAAGAGTAGGTTTTGATGAACTGGTGGACAGAGCGTACAACATTATGAATCTAGACCGGAATAAGTATAAGATTAGTTTGATATTTCGGATTTGCCTGCATTATGGGGTGTTTGGTGCAATGCCTTTGATGGATGATAATGGAGTCGACGGAATGTACTTTTTGAAAGCTAATAGTGGACATGCCACCGAGATCTACATAGAGGTGGAGGAGCTCTTAAGCTTGGGACGATATGATACTCAAACTTTGCAAATTGCAAATCCACATATTGATGGAGGCACTAGTCTATGTGGAAAGGAGCCAATGAATATAGGCGGGACAACTAGCTTATTTAAAAGTCAGTTGATCCAGTTGGATTCTGGAGATGCCCAACCGACTCGGAGAGGATGCAGAAGGGGTACTGGGCGGCAACATATTGAGATGGATCGTCCAAGCGGTAGTCGGCAGGCAAAACGCATGTCAATAGTTGAGCCTCGTGATTTGGAGACTAATGCAGCTACAGTGTTCGAGCCCACGACAAATACTGATGTTGAATTTGTAGATGTGGACGTGGATTCCGAACCAGAACCAGACACCGATGATTCTGTTGATGATGACCACAACTATGATGCATCTGAGCAGAGAAGTAAGTCAGGCGAAGGTGGTATCACCTCATACACGTTGAGCCTAGTGCACCATGTACCATTGATGTAA
- the LOC113696603 gene encoding protein NDH-DEPENDENT CYCLIC ELECTRON FLOW 5-like isoform X1: MTPFQLEGIMTSSTIHSGFLSPHFIPLSNTRKPVLLPTKTVHRLQCPPPPFVCNISSSKKREPRLPSVAASVWCPPLDVDCLENEYGSHGVSFSGISSGDESCMVKMTMENGSVAKLMLPSGLITSYKPLMWHGATMELLHTSVSEGKNGEALIHGGVSLDLKFDLNGILWSPKTWTLRGVQGSSLEFIQVELISQNVESNIEVKQIITLGEDALSSEILVCNSSDTSVHFTGAVISHLTASTPEATYAIGLEGSDFFSKTPLLTDFSLIHPSFGKIGSRKARGLMDFTGFFSGWGVDQDSERMRKETEEGLEGEEEDGYKNLAEEMSRIYTSAPRDFTVLDRGRRNSVLVGRNGFNELYMFSPGSSHEWYGKYSYICVGQAALLQPITLSSQSEWRGKQRLCNPNL; encoded by the exons ATGACACCATTTCAGCTTGAGGGAATCATGACAAGTAGTACCATCCACTCTGGTTTCCTCTCTCCACACTTCATCCCTCTTTCCAACACCAGAAAACCAGTACTGTTACCTACCAAGACCGTTCATCGTCTGCAGtgtcctcctcctcctttcGTGTGCAACATTTCTAGCAGCAAGAAAAGAGAGCCCAGATTGCCATCGGTAGCAGCATCAGTCTGGTGCCCACCTCTAGACGTGGACTGTCTAGAAAATGAGTATGGAAGCCATGGAGTCTCGTTTTCTGGTATCAGCAGTGGTGATGAGAGTTGTATGGTCAAGATGACCATGGAAAATGGAAGTGTAGCTAAGCTGATGCTTCCCAGCGGGCTCATCACTTCATATAAGCCTTTAATGTGGCATGGAGCCACCATGGAGTTACTGCACACCTCAGTCTCAGAAGGGAAAAATGGTGAAGCACTTATTCACGGTGGAGTTTCATTAGACCTCAAGTTTGATCTGAACGGGATTTTATGGTCTCCAAAGACTTGGACTCTGCGTGGAGTTCAAGGAAGCTCTCTGGAATTTATTCAG GTAGAACTGATAAGCCAAAATGTAGAAAGCAATATTGAAGTTAAACAGATCATAACACTCGGAGAAGATGCTTTATCCTCTGAAATTCTAGTCTGCAACTCAAGTGATACATCCGTCCATTTCACGGGTGCAGTTATAAGTCATCTGACGGCGAGCACTCCAGAAGCAACTTATGCAATCGGACTAGAAGGATCAGATTTCTTTAGCAAGACTCCACTTTTGACAGATTTTAGTCTTATTCACCCCAGCTTTGGCAAGATAGGATCAAGGAAAGCAAGAGGTCTTATGGACTTCACGGGATTCTTTTCCGGCTGGGGTGTGGATCAAGACAGTGAGAGAATGAGAAAAGAGACAGAAGAAGGTCTGGAGGGAGAAGAAGAGGATGGTTACAAAAATTTGGCAGAGGAAATGAGCAGAATATACACCAGCGCACCTCGCGATTTCACGGTCCTTGACAGG GGGAGGAGAAACTCAGTCCTGGTAGGGAGAAATGGGTTCAATGAACTTTACATGTTCAGTCCAGGTTCAAGTCATGAATGGTATGGCAAATACTCTTATATATGTGTAGGACAAGCGGCCCTGCTTCAACCTATAACCTTGAGCTCCCAAAGTGAATGGAGAGGCAAGCAGCGTTTATGTAATCCAAACCTCTGA
- the LOC113696644 gene encoding uncharacterized protein, translated as MSSSSSSGEEDGDAEWKAAIHSVSVAAATAPAPAPAPAPAPLSSSTPHHQEVDNPKSHNLKHYQLKAQKILNDIMEKTIEVVSSTDLFPDEDAANSGGGIQLFKHAPSGIVFDHIDEVQPPNKKPRILPGEELDEKSKKFKRQLQSVAVDGIDILAAARDAGQKALAKLKAREAAAKAAAKREEERVTGLKKVRGERWLPSMAKNRHMGFQGC; from the exons ATGAGCAGCAGTAGTAGTAGCGGAGAGGAAGATGGAGATGCCGAGTGGAAGGCCGCCATTCATTCGGTTTCTGTTGCTGCCGCCACTGCTCCTGCCCCTGCTCCTGCTCCTGCTCCTGCTCCACTCAGTTCCTCTACTCCTCATCATCAAGAAGTTGACAACCCTAAATCCCACAACCTCAAACATTATCAACTCAAG GCCCAGAAAATTTTGAACGATATTATGGAGAAGACCATAGAAGTAGTGAGTAGCACAGATCTTTTTCCAGATGAGGATGCAGCAAATAGTGGTGGTGGAATTCAGCTATTTAAGCATGCTCCCAGTGGAATTGTGTTTGATCACATTG ATGAAGTTCAACCACCAAATAAGAAACCAAGAATACTTCCTGGAGAAGAGCTTGACGAGAAGTCAAAGAAG TTTAAACGGCAACTCCAGTCTGTTGCTGTTGATGGGATAGATATTTTAGCTGCAGCAAGAGATGCAGGCCAGAAAGCATTGGCAAAATTAAAAGCTAGAGAAGCAGCAGCTAAGGCAGCTGCTAAAAGAGAGGAAGAGCGAGTGACAGGTTTGAAAAAGGTTAGGGGGGAGAGATGGCTACCTTCTATGGCAAAAAACAGGCACATGGGGTTTCAGGGATGCTAA
- the LOC113687866 gene encoding protein SINE1-like, which produces MGIRSLSPMVRRELENLDKDADSRKSAMKALKSYVKDLDSKAIPLFLAQVSETKETGSSGEYTISLYEVLARVHGHKIVPQIDNIMTTIIKTLTSSAGSFALHQACSKVVPAIARYGMDPTTPEDKKRHIIHSLCKPLSDCLLGSHESLSSGAALCLKALVECDNWRFASNGMVNEVCQRVAGALDKHLQTNSHMALVMSLAKHNSLTVEAYARLLIRTGLQILNEDANSQKRLSAIHMVNSLMKCLDHKSISSELELIIKVMENCQSDQMAYVSGAAFEALQTARKICTEKSSKFEKDMVSVTGSNFDRRGNLRRRNLSDSGDQSPLTASPESQTVNSFCGHDSFFDSPISTNQTSPDFAYDRRSVNRKLWSRCENGVLDVSLKDGIFSEVTRGSAMGSSEHDGFSDFSGDYTDGFVGFCQTSSRNRVVRSATPSPQRSRSLINVDSVKIFATPRKLIHSLQDQNEESSDSDKPNRRFRSPSSQYEMTPTSKYKQNGVHQMRGLEINGNGKSPTGSEALRGSSESVSSTQDIPAEDTTKPSPKLELPRVDGLKGYWKPTRNTLGILFVIFATILCFMLIDDQGEGYNLVPT; this is translated from the exons ATGGGAATAAGAAGTCTTAGTCCCATGGTCAGAAGGGAGTTGGAAAATCTTGACAAGGATGCTGACAGTCGAAAATCTGCTATGAAAGCCTTGAAATCCTATGTCAAAGATTTGGATTCCAAAGCTATCCCTCTCTTTCTCGCACAGGTTTCCGAGACCAAAGAAACTGGTTCTTCTGGAGAGTATACGATCTCACTATACGAGGTTCTTGCTCGTGTTCATGGACATAAAATTGTCCCTCAAATTGACAACATCATGACCACTATTATCAAGACTTTGACGTCAAGTGCAGGATCTTTTGCTCTTCACCAAGCTTGCTCTAAGGTGGTTCCGGCAATTGCCAGATATGGAATGGACCCAACTACTCCCGAGGACAAGAAGAGACACATCATTCATTCTCTCTGTAAGCCTCTCTCCGATTGTCTTTTGGGCAGTCATGAGAGCCTATCTTCTGGAGCTGCTCTTTGTCTGAAGGCTCTAGTAGAGTGCGATAACTGGAGGTTTGCTTCAAACGGGATGGTGAATGAGGTGTGTCAGAGAGTTGCTGGAGCTTTGGACAAGCACTTGCAAACTAATTCGCACATGGCACTTGTGATGTCTTTGGCTAAGCACAACAGTTTGACTGTCGAGGCGTATGCAAGGTTGTTGATCCGCACTGGATTGCAGATTCTGAATGAAGATGCCAATTCCCAAAAAAGATTGTCCGCCATTCATATGGTGAACTCTTTGATGAAGTGTTTGGATCACAAAAGCATCTCTTCTGAGTTGGAATTAATAATTAAGGTGATGGAGAACTGTCAGTCTGATCAGATGGCTTACGTAAGTGGGGCTGCTTTTGAAGCATTGCAAACTGCTCGAAAGATATGTACTGAGAAAAGCTCAAAATTTGAGAAAGATATGGTTTCAGTCACTGGCTCAAATTTTGACAGGAGAGGAAatttaagaagaagaaatttgtcGGATTCTGGGGATCAATCACCTCTGACAGCTTCACCTGAATCACAGACTGTCAATTCATTTTGTGGGCACGATTCCTTCTTTGACTCCCCAATTTCAACGAATCAGACCTCTCCAGACTTTGCTTATGATCGAAGGAGTGTGAATCGGAAACTGTGGTCAAGGTGTGAGAATGGTGTTTTAGACGTCTCTCTCAAGGATGGTATCTTTTCAGAGGTAACACGCGGAAGTGCCATGGGGAGCTCTGAGCATGATGGTTTTTCTGATTTCTCTGGAGATTATACGGATGGATTTGTTGGATTTTGCCAAACTAGTTCCAGAAATAGAGTTGTAAGAAGTGCCACTCCCAGTCCTCAG CGTTCTCGCTCTCTCATCAATGTTGACAGTGTAAAGATCTTTGCAACACCAAGAAAGCTAATTCACTCCCTTCAGGATCAAAATGAGGAAAGTTCAGACTCTGACAAACCAAATAGGAGATTCAGAAGTCCTTCAAGCCAATATGAAATGACTCCTACTTCAAAATATAAACAGAATGGCGTTCATCAAATGAGGGGCCTTGAGATTAATGGGAATGGGAAGTCACCTACAGGGTCCGAAGCATTACGAGGAAGCTCCGAATCAGTGTCTTCAACACAAGATATCCCTGCTGAGGATACAACAAAACCTTCTCCAAAGTTGGAACTTCCTAGAGTTGATGGTCTGAAAGGCTACTGGAAGCCTACTCGCAACACACTCGGCATTCTCTTTGTTATATTTGCAACTATTTTATGCTTCATGTTAATTGATGATCAAGGAGAAGGTTACAATCTTGTCCCCACCTAA
- the LOC140004483 gene encoding NADPH-dependent aldehyde reductase-like protein, chloroplastic, which yields MADSIPLPLKDRVAIVTGGSRGIGRAIALHLASLGANLVINYSSNPAQADLVASQINSASASRAITVRADISDPAQVKSLFDSAESAFNSSPVHILVNSAGVLDSKYPTLANTALEDFDNIFNVNARGAFLCCREAANRIKRGGGGRIICLTTSLVADLRPGFAAYVGSKAAVESMVKILAKELKGTGITANCVAPGPIATDMFFAGMTEEMIKRVVDESPLGRLGETEDVAPLVGFLATDAGEWVNGQIIRVNGGYV from the coding sequence ATGGCTGATTCCATCCCCCTCCCTCTCAAAGACCGAGTAGCCATCGTCACCGGCGGCTCCAGGGGAATTGGGCGGGCCATAGCCCTCCATCTTGCCTCTCTCGGAGCCAACCTCGTGATCAACTACTCCTCCAACCCAGCTCAAGCCGACCTCGTTGCCTCCCAAATCAATTCTGCTTCTGCTTCCCGCGCCATCACCGTCAGAGCCGATATTTCCGACCCAGCCCAGGTCAAGTCCCTCTTCGACTCCGCCGAGTCCGCCTTCAACTCCTCCCCTGTTCATATCCTCGTCAATTCCGCTGGTGTACTCGACTCCAAGTACCCAACCCTGGCCAACACCGCCCTGGAAGACTTCGACAACATCTTCAACGTTAACGCCAGGGGGGCCTTCTTGTGCTGCAGGGAGGCTGCCAACAGGATCAAGCGCGGCGGCGGAGGGAGGATCATCTGCTTGACCAcctccttggtggccgacttGAGGCCTGGCTTCGCTGCCTACGTGGGGTCCAAAGCCGCCGTGGAGTCCATGGTCAAGATACTGGCCAAGGAGCTCAAGGGGACCGGTATAACCGCCAACTGCGTGGCCCCGGGGCCTATCGCCACGGACATGTTCTTTGCTGGGATGACAGAAGAGATGATCAAGAGGGTTGTGGACGAGAGCCCGCTCGGTAGACTGGGCGAAACAGAGGACGTGGCTCCGCTGGTGGGATTCCTGGCTACTGATGCGGGGGAGTGGGTTAATGGTCAGATCATTCGCGTCAATGGTGGCTACGTCTAA